In the genome of Nocardioides seonyuensis, one region contains:
- a CDS encoding arylsulfotransferase family protein: MSATSQEPDSRPAGPARRDVLMLGAGAAVGAVAVGGGWALAERDDGDEKAEAKAPSVEADTPPAPDLQRFVSTQLVAPRASTWRKEGAALSAGLLLTCCRTPSFRGLIYDDAGQPVWIEPDGNAGIDLRVQTYRGRPVLTYWTGLVLEGLGFGKGVLLDEQYQVVAEVRAGNGILSDFHEFKLTDQGTALVTAYPVMPFDLSPIDGPAEGWIFGACVQEIDVETGEVLFDWDGMEHIDLTETHRKREEGEGESQEKPFDPVHLNSVVRDGDAYLLSARHTSTVYRVDRSGEILWRLGGERSDFEVPEEGRFGWQHDAQRQPDGTITIYDNHDNATETDSVSAALRFEVDEEARTATLVQALRHEDRYGYAMGNAQYLPDGHVVVGWGMDPIVTEFDESGEAVFELRDLALGSYRAYRHEWTGRPRTSPDLAIGPDGSAHVSWNGATEVARWRLRQQGGAVVATVDRSGFETAIPLDGAGGRLVAEALSRSGQVLGRSRAVTV; this comes from the coding sequence GTGAGTGCGACGAGCCAAGAGCCTGACAGCCGCCCTGCCGGTCCCGCGCGTCGCGACGTGCTCATGCTCGGGGCGGGGGCGGCCGTCGGGGCGGTCGCCGTCGGTGGCGGGTGGGCCCTCGCCGAGCGCGACGACGGGGACGAGAAGGCGGAGGCGAAGGCGCCGTCGGTGGAGGCGGACACGCCGCCCGCGCCCGACCTCCAACGGTTCGTCAGCACCCAGCTCGTGGCACCGAGGGCGTCCACCTGGCGCAAGGAGGGCGCGGCGCTCTCCGCGGGCCTGCTGCTGACCTGCTGCCGCACCCCGAGCTTCCGAGGCCTCATCTACGACGACGCCGGACAGCCCGTCTGGATCGAGCCCGACGGCAATGCCGGCATCGACCTGCGGGTGCAGACCTACCGCGGGCGTCCGGTCCTGACCTACTGGACCGGGCTCGTCCTCGAGGGGCTCGGCTTCGGCAAGGGCGTCCTCCTCGACGAGCAGTACCAGGTCGTCGCCGAGGTGCGTGCCGGCAACGGCATCCTCAGCGACTTCCACGAGTTCAAGCTCACCGACCAGGGCACCGCGCTGGTGACGGCCTATCCCGTGATGCCGTTCGACCTGAGCCCGATCGACGGTCCGGCCGAGGGGTGGATCTTCGGCGCCTGCGTGCAGGAGATCGACGTCGAGACCGGCGAGGTGCTGTTCGACTGGGACGGCATGGAGCACATCGACCTCACCGAGACCCACCGCAAGCGGGAGGAGGGCGAGGGGGAGTCGCAGGAGAAGCCCTTCGACCCGGTCCACCTCAACTCCGTCGTCCGCGACGGCGACGCCTACCTGCTCTCGGCCCGCCACACCAGCACGGTCTACCGCGTCGACCGCTCCGGCGAGATCCTGTGGCGTCTCGGCGGTGAGCGCAGCGACTTCGAGGTGCCCGAGGAGGGGCGCTTCGGGTGGCAGCACGACGCGCAGCGCCAGCCCGACGGCACGATCACGATCTACGACAACCACGACAACGCCACCGAGACCGACTCCGTCTCGGCGGCCCTGCGCTTCGAGGTCGACGAGGAGGCCCGTACGGCCACCCTGGTCCAGGCGCTGCGCCACGAGGACCGCTACGGCTACGCGATGGGCAACGCCCAGTACCTCCCCGACGGCCACGTCGTCGTGGGCTGGGGGATGGACCCGATCGTCACCGAGTTCGACGAGTCGGGGGAGGCCGTCTTCGAGCTGCGCGACCTTGCGCTGGGGTCCTACCGCGCCTACCGGCACGAGTGGACCGGTCGACCCCGGACCAGCCCGGACCTCGCGATCGGCCCCGATGGGTCGGCCCACGTCAGCTGGAACGGCGCGACCGAGGTCGCGCGCTGGCGCCTGCGCCAGCAGGGGGGAGCGGTCGTCGCGACGGTGGACAGGTCCGGCTTCGAGACGGCGATCCCACTCGACGGCGCCGGCGGCCGGCTCGTGGCAGAGGCGTTGTCGCGCTCGGGTCAGGTGCTGGGCCGTTCGCGGGCCGTCACCGTCTGA
- a CDS encoding SGNH/GDSL hydrolase family protein: protein MTTRRRLRALLATLPLLLTALVLPGAAASPPSYDLDVLGDSYGSGYGVPPYGACGRSDAAYGVQIDGRMRLRLDDFVACAGATTASLVAGGQLEALDEDTDVVTLSIGGNDIGWSSAVVACLVGGDPQCALASEAVRTRITDDLPALLDGLYDDVRDAAPRAEVVVTGYPRLFSPEYGTFVAMSPAEQEVLNEGADLLNSVIAGVADQHGFTFVDVTKRFVGHGVNAADPWVLGPLDPGAFHPDAAGYAAYTEAVTAAIRPSRLR from the coding sequence ATGACCACTCGCCGACGCCTGCGGGCGCTGCTCGCCACCCTGCCGCTGCTCCTCACCGCGCTGGTCCTTCCGGGTGCGGCGGCGAGCCCCCCGTCCTACGACCTCGACGTCCTGGGCGACTCCTACGGCTCGGGCTACGGTGTGCCGCCCTACGGGGCCTGCGGACGGTCGGACGCGGCGTACGGCGTCCAGATCGACGGCCGCATGCGCCTGCGCCTCGACGACTTCGTCGCGTGCGCGGGCGCCACGACGGCGAGCCTGGTCGCCGGAGGGCAGCTGGAAGCCCTCGACGAGGACACCGACGTCGTGACGCTCAGCATCGGCGGCAACGACATCGGCTGGTCCTCCGCCGTGGTGGCGTGCCTGGTCGGCGGCGACCCCCAGTGCGCGCTGGCGTCCGAGGCCGTGCGCACCCGCATCACCGACGACCTGCCCGCACTGCTCGACGGGTTGTACGACGACGTCCGGGACGCCGCACCCCGCGCCGAGGTGGTCGTCACGGGTTACCCGCGGCTCTTCTCACCCGAGTACGGCACGTTCGTCGCCATGTCTCCCGCAGAGCAGGAGGTGCTCAACGAGGGTGCCGACCTCCTCAACTCGGTCATCGCCGGCGTGGCCGACCAGCACGGGTTCACCTTCGTCGACGTGACCAAGCGATTCGTCGGGCACGGTGTCAACGCTGCGGATCCCTGGGTGCTCGGCCCGCTGGACCCCGGCGCCTTCCACCCCGACGCAGCGGGCTACGCGGCCTACACCGAGGCGGTGACCGCGGCGATCAGGCCCTCCCGCCTGCGCTGA
- a CDS encoding pseudouridine-5'-phosphate glycosidase, whose product MTTIHPALVLTDEVAQALSDGAPVVALESTIISHGMPYPQNVEMAIEVERIVREGGAVPATIAVLDGVPRIGLDAQGLELLATHEDVAKVSVRDLPYVISRGAHGATTVAATMRLASLAGIKVFVTGGLGGVHRGAQQTFDSSADLTELSLTDVAVVSAGVKSILDIALTLETLETLHVPVVAYGTDEFPAFFSRESGHQAPMRVDTPAEAARFMAAKWGLGLTGGVSLVNPIREEDEIPASEMDSVIEQAIRDMEAAGVHGKEATPFLLGRIVEITGGASLEANIALVNNNARLGAQVAVEHAALEQVVR is encoded by the coding sequence ATGACGACCATCCACCCCGCCCTCGTCCTCACCGACGAGGTGGCCCAGGCGCTGTCCGACGGCGCTCCCGTCGTGGCCCTCGAGAGCACGATCATCAGCCACGGGATGCCCTACCCGCAGAACGTCGAGATGGCGATCGAGGTCGAGCGCATCGTCCGTGAGGGCGGCGCGGTGCCGGCCACCATCGCCGTGCTGGACGGCGTGCCCCGGATCGGCCTCGACGCGCAGGGTCTCGAGCTGCTCGCCACCCACGAGGACGTCGCCAAGGTCAGCGTCCGAGACCTTCCCTACGTCATCTCCCGGGGCGCCCACGGAGCGACGACCGTCGCAGCCACGATGCGCCTGGCTTCCCTCGCCGGCATCAAGGTCTTCGTCACCGGAGGGCTCGGCGGCGTCCATCGCGGCGCGCAGCAGACCTTCGACAGCAGTGCCGACCTCACCGAGCTGTCGCTGACCGACGTCGCGGTGGTCTCGGCGGGCGTGAAGTCGATCCTCGACATCGCGCTCACCCTCGAGACGCTCGAGACGCTGCACGTCCCCGTCGTGGCCTACGGCACCGACGAGTTCCCCGCCTTCTTCTCCCGCGAGAGCGGCCACCAGGCCCCGATGCGCGTCGACACCCCTGCCGAGGCGGCCAGGTTCATGGCAGCCAAGTGGGGCCTGGGCCTCACCGGCGGGGTCTCGCTGGTCAACCCCATCCGCGAGGAGGACGAGATTCCCGCGAGCGAGATGGACTCCGTCATCGAGCAGGCCATCCGCGACATGGAGGCCGCCGGCGTCCACGGCAAGGAGGCCACGCCCTTCCTGCTCGGCCGCATCGTCGAGATCACCGGCGGTGCCAGCCTCGAGGCCAACATCGCCCTGGTCAACAACAACGCCCGTCTCGGCGCGCAGGTGGCCGTGGAGCACGCCGCCCTGGAGCAGGTCGTCCGGTGA
- a CDS encoding glycerophosphodiester phosphodiesterase family protein yields the protein MTGPTPPFDLQAHRGGAGLHPENTLEAFGGALTLGVSTLELDVHLTSEEDVVVAHDPALADARMIRHLTRADLPPSMPLLREVAALLEARGATPVRINLEIKYDAVAAAELTSREDFVAVVVDAIRIDGLVDCTSVQCFDWDVLRLVEECEPRLRRNVLASDKYLQPGRQGASPWLGELDIDDVPGGWVEAAAAAGFDAISPIHGSPFLAGVDDASYVPFVDLAMTVAAHDRGLAVIPYVVDDEPTMRHLVDLGVDGLITNRPDRLRGVLAAAGRTLPEAFPG from the coding sequence GTGACGGGCCCGACGCCGCCCTTCGACCTGCAGGCCCACCGGGGCGGTGCCGGGCTCCACCCGGAGAACACGCTCGAGGCGTTCGGCGGCGCCCTGACGCTCGGGGTGTCGACGCTCGAGCTGGACGTCCACCTGACATCCGAGGAAGACGTGGTCGTGGCCCACGACCCCGCCCTCGCGGACGCCCGGATGATCCGCCACCTCACCCGGGCCGACCTGCCGCCGTCCATGCCCCTGCTGCGCGAGGTGGCCGCCCTTCTCGAGGCACGTGGTGCCACGCCCGTGCGGATCAACCTGGAGATCAAGTACGACGCCGTGGCGGCCGCCGAGCTCACCTCGCGCGAGGACTTCGTCGCCGTGGTGGTCGACGCGATCCGGATCGACGGCCTCGTGGACTGCACCAGCGTGCAGTGCTTCGACTGGGACGTCCTCCGGTTGGTCGAGGAGTGCGAGCCGCGGCTGCGGCGCAACGTGCTGGCGAGCGACAAGTACCTCCAGCCCGGGCGGCAGGGCGCATCCCCCTGGCTGGGCGAGCTCGACATCGACGACGTCCCCGGCGGCTGGGTCGAGGCCGCCGCGGCGGCGGGCTTCGACGCCATCTCGCCCATCCACGGCAGCCCCTTCCTCGCCGGGGTCGACGACGCGTCGTACGTCCCCTTCGTGGACCTCGCGATGACCGTCGCCGCCCATGACCGTGGGCTCGCGGTCATCCCCTACGTCGTGGACGACGAGCCGACGATGCGGCACCTCGTCGATCTCGGGGTGGACGGGTTGATCACCAACCGGCCCGACCGGCTGCGAGGCGTGCTGGCAGCCGCGGGCCGCACGTTGCCGGAGGCCTTTCCAGGATGA
- a CDS encoding MMPL family transporter, with protein MHRQIAGSLTGRVTKWLVLVTWLLIAVGSAGFAAKLTDVQNNEASSWLPDTAESTRAFEKLGPFQDPNAIPTLVVYEREGGLTEADLADIEEHAVEIAAMDGVEETDEGGMPSVVSPAAAQQIGVPAISEDGEVAQTQVTFALGSEGWNKMPGIADDLRDIAEIDGVEVYIAGGGGQAADAAEAFGGIDSTLLFATLSVVIIILLFTYRSPVLWILPIICAGISLFTAQAIIYFAAKYADLTVNGQSQAILTILVIGAGTDYALLLVARYREELRRHEDRHEAMAFALHRAAPAILASAATVVLGMLCLLFAEMNSTAGLGPVAAIGIAVTFLVMVTLLPALLVIAGRWVFWPRRPTFGSPEPTQSGIWAKVGRAIAPRPRPVWILTSVLLAVACLGLFTLNTNGLTTEETYTTEFESVTGQQVLVDHGLVDQSNKVVVVANAEQADAVAAAVDGIEGVEEPSEPLTKDGVGFIEATIDHDPSTQAAFDTVERVRDAVHAVDGADALVGGNSAFFLDTLQASERDSLVIIPIILVVVLLILMVLLRSLVAPLILIATVVLSFGAALGLSSLLFTYVFGFAGADPSFPLFAFVFLVALGIDYNIFLMTRVREETMNAGTRKGSLIALTSTGGVITSAGLVLAATFLVLGTIPMVFLAELGVAVALGVILDTMIVRSVLVTAINMDLGGRIWWPSRLDRDDHELTVEEIRAPIETVH; from the coding sequence ATGCATCGACAGATCGCCGGATCGCTCACCGGCCGCGTGACCAAGTGGCTCGTCCTCGTCACCTGGCTCTTGATCGCCGTCGGGTCGGCAGGCTTCGCAGCCAAGCTGACCGACGTCCAGAACAACGAGGCCTCCTCGTGGCTGCCCGACACCGCGGAGTCCACGCGCGCCTTCGAGAAGCTGGGCCCCTTCCAGGACCCCAACGCGATCCCGACGCTCGTCGTCTACGAGCGCGAGGGTGGACTCACCGAGGCAGACCTGGCCGACATCGAGGAGCACGCGGTCGAGATCGCTGCGATGGACGGTGTCGAGGAGACCGATGAGGGCGGGATGCCCTCGGTGGTGAGCCCTGCTGCCGCCCAGCAGATCGGCGTCCCGGCGATCTCGGAGGACGGCGAGGTCGCCCAGACGCAGGTCACCTTCGCCCTGGGCTCCGAGGGTTGGAACAAGATGCCCGGCATCGCCGACGACCTGCGCGACATCGCGGAGATCGACGGGGTCGAGGTCTACATCGCAGGCGGCGGAGGCCAGGCGGCCGACGCGGCGGAGGCCTTCGGGGGCATCGACAGCACGCTCCTCTTCGCCACGCTCAGCGTGGTCATCATCATCTTGCTGTTCACCTACCGCAGCCCCGTGCTGTGGATACTCCCCATCATCTGCGCGGGCATCTCCCTCTTCACCGCGCAGGCGATCATCTACTTCGCGGCCAAGTACGCCGACCTCACCGTCAACGGCCAGTCACAGGCGATCCTCACGATCCTGGTGATCGGCGCCGGCACCGACTACGCGCTGCTGCTGGTGGCGCGCTACCGAGAAGAGCTGCGTCGCCACGAGGACCGTCACGAGGCGATGGCCTTCGCCCTCCACCGGGCAGCCCCCGCCATCCTGGCGAGCGCCGCCACGGTCGTCCTGGGCATGCTGTGCCTGCTCTTCGCCGAGATGAACTCCACCGCAGGTCTCGGCCCGGTGGCCGCGATCGGCATCGCAGTCACCTTCCTGGTGATGGTGACCCTGCTCCCGGCCCTGCTGGTGATCGCCGGCCGCTGGGTCTTCTGGCCCCGGCGTCCGACGTTCGGCTCCCCCGAGCCGACCCAGTCGGGCATCTGGGCCAAGGTCGGTCGCGCCATCGCCCCGAGGCCGCGCCCTGTCTGGATCCTCACCTCGGTCCTGCTCGCCGTGGCCTGCCTGGGCCTGTTCACGCTCAACACCAACGGCCTGACGACCGAGGAGACCTACACCACCGAGTTCGAGTCGGTGACCGGCCAGCAGGTGCTGGTCGACCACGGCCTGGTCGACCAGTCCAACAAGGTCGTGGTCGTCGCCAACGCCGAGCAGGCCGATGCGGTCGCGGCGGCGGTCGACGGCATCGAGGGCGTGGAGGAGCCCTCGGAGCCGCTGACGAAGGACGGCGTCGGCTTCATCGAGGCGACGATCGACCACGACCCGTCGACCCAGGCGGCCTTCGACACGGTCGAGCGGGTGCGCGACGCCGTGCACGCGGTCGACGGTGCCGACGCACTGGTCGGCGGCAACTCGGCGTTCTTCCTCGACACCCTCCAGGCCTCCGAGCGGGACAGCCTGGTGATCATCCCGATCATCCTGGTGGTGGTGCTGCTGATCCTGATGGTGCTGCTGCGCTCGCTGGTGGCGCCACTGATCCTGATCGCCACGGTGGTGCTGTCCTTCGGAGCCGCGCTCGGCCTCTCGTCGCTGCTGTTCACCTACGTCTTCGGCTTCGCCGGGGCCGATCCGAGCTTCCCGCTGTTCGCGTTCGTGTTCCTCGTCGCGCTGGGCATCGACTACAACATCTTCTTGATGACCCGGGTCCGCGAGGAGACGATGAACGCTGGCACCCGCAAGGGCTCGCTGATCGCGCTCACCTCCACGGGTGGTGTCATCACCAGCGCGGGCCTGGTGCTCGCGGCGACGTTCCTCGTGCTCGGCACCATCCCGATGGTGTTCCTGGCCGAGCTCGGTGTCGCCGTGGCTCTCGGCGTCATCCTCGACACCATGATCGTCAGGTCCGTGCTGGTCACCGCCATCAACATGGACCTCGGCGGCAGGATCTGGTGGCCGAGCCGCCTCGACCGCGATGACCACGAGCTCACCGTGGAGGAGATCCGGGCTCCGATCGAGACGGTCCACTGA
- a CDS encoding AMP-dependent synthetase/ligase — protein sequence MTDALTTPTLDNETVLAERARIEATVAGRTLIDSLADTAERHADQPAYSDRHDVPEGESWRTLTWRETRETALDVAAALVDAGIGVGDTVAIMATNRIEHFLADMGAVHAAATPMSIYNTLSPAQVGFIAEESTPALAVLENSDHLHRWTEAIAGGSLKRVVVLDADAVPEGDLYLSWADFVAGGAAYRADHADELRQRHAELDPSSPATILYTSGTTGNPKGVVLTHHNVQYEAFSTMEAAGLEGGTSHVQISYLPLAHIAERVLGLYGPQVLGGHTHCIGDPAELLAALGEVHPTAFFGVPRVWEKIKTGISAKLAADPDPANVKLVEDSMAAGLAWVQAQEVGGTMTPEIQAAYEEADAAILGFLKLLLGLDQVTWAGSAAAPMPLEVAKFMAGLGLKVYDVYGMSEVTGAVTANGPGGFKLGTVGRPTPGMEVKLAEDGEVLIRGPVTMAGYHRQEGATRNIIDEDGWVHSGDIGTLDDDGFFSIVDRKKELIITSAGKNIAPSNIENYLKESPIIGHAMAIGDNQPYVVAVLTLDGEIAPLVAEKIGVTYTDLADLSARPEIRAMVQDAVDKANARLSRPEQVKAWELLSQEWTAESAELTPTLKLKRRVVNEKYADVVEGLYAHPAE from the coding sequence ATGACCGACGCCCTGACCACCCCGACCCTCGACAACGAGACGGTCCTCGCCGAGCGCGCCCGCATCGAGGCGACGGTGGCCGGCCGCACCCTCATCGACTCCTTGGCCGACACCGCGGAGAGGCACGCTGACCAGCCGGCCTACTCCGACCGGCACGACGTACCCGAGGGCGAGTCGTGGCGCACCCTCACCTGGCGCGAGACCCGGGAGACCGCCCTCGACGTCGCCGCCGCGCTGGTCGACGCCGGCATCGGGGTCGGCGACACCGTGGCCATCATGGCGACCAACCGGATCGAGCACTTCCTGGCCGACATGGGCGCGGTCCACGCCGCGGCCACGCCGATGTCGATCTACAACACCCTCTCGCCCGCGCAGGTCGGCTTCATCGCCGAGGAGTCGACCCCCGCCCTGGCGGTGCTCGAGAACTCCGACCACCTCCACCGCTGGACCGAGGCGATCGCAGGCGGGTCCCTCAAGCGGGTCGTCGTGCTCGACGCCGACGCCGTCCCCGAGGGCGACCTCTACCTCTCCTGGGCCGACTTCGTGGCGGGCGGTGCGGCCTACCGCGCCGACCACGCAGACGAGCTCAGGCAGCGGCACGCCGAGCTCGACCCGAGCTCGCCGGCCACGATCCTCTACACCTCTGGCACCACCGGAAACCCCAAGGGCGTCGTCCTGACCCACCACAACGTGCAGTACGAGGCGTTCAGCACGATGGAGGCCGCCGGCCTCGAGGGCGGCACCTCCCACGTGCAGATCAGCTACCTCCCCCTGGCCCACATCGCCGAGCGGGTCCTCGGTCTCTACGGCCCGCAGGTGCTCGGCGGCCACACCCACTGCATCGGCGACCCGGCAGAGCTCCTCGCGGCTCTGGGCGAGGTCCACCCGACGGCGTTCTTCGGGGTGCCCCGGGTGTGGGAGAAGATCAAGACGGGCATCTCGGCCAAGCTCGCCGCCGACCCCGATCCCGCCAACGTCAAGCTCGTCGAGGACTCGATGGCGGCCGGGCTCGCCTGGGTCCAGGCCCAGGAGGTGGGCGGCACGATGACGCCCGAGATCCAGGCGGCCTACGAGGAGGCCGACGCGGCGATACTCGGGTTCCTGAAGCTGCTGCTCGGCCTCGACCAGGTCACCTGGGCCGGCTCGGCGGCCGCGCCGATGCCGCTGGAGGTCGCGAAGTTCATGGCCGGGCTCGGGCTCAAGGTCTACGACGTCTACGGCATGAGCGAGGTCACCGGGGCGGTGACCGCCAACGGCCCCGGCGGCTTCAAGCTCGGCACCGTCGGGCGCCCCACGCCCGGCATGGAGGTCAAGCTCGCCGAGGACGGGGAGGTCCTGATCCGTGGCCCGGTCACGATGGCCGGCTACCACCGGCAGGAAGGGGCCACCCGCAACATCATCGACGAGGACGGCTGGGTGCACAGCGGTGACATCGGCACCCTCGACGACGACGGCTTCTTCTCGATCGTGGATCGCAAGAAGGAGCTGATCATCACCTCGGCCGGCAAGAACATCGCGCCCTCCAACATCGAGAACTACCTCAAGGAGTCCCCGATCATCGGGCACGCGATGGCGATCGGCGACAACCAGCCCTACGTCGTCGCGGTCCTCACCCTCGACGGCGAGATCGCCCCGCTCGTCGCCGAGAAGATCGGTGTCACCTACACCGACCTCGCCGACCTGTCGGCCAGGCCCGAGATCCGTGCGATGGTGCAGGACGCCGTCGACAAGGCCAACGCCCGCCTCTCGAGGCCCGAGCAGGTCAAGGCGTGGGAGCTGTTGTCGCAGGAGTGGACCGCGGAGTCCGCGGAGCTCACCCCGACCCTGAAGCTCAAGCGCCGGGTGGTCAACGAGAAGTACGCCGACGTGGTGGAGGGCCTCTACGCCCACCCCGCCGAGTGA
- a CDS encoding carbohydrate kinase encodes MLTDREQQIVELLRRDPLMGSEALAAAIGTTRASINVHLSNLGKKGVILGRGYVLATEPGAVVIGGANMDLKARSATRATPGTSNPGEGSMAPGGVARNIAENLGRLGDRVHLVSVVGRDALGETLLSHTAAAGVRVEHVARTDDVATGTYTAVLDADGELIVAIADMTATAHLGADHLRAARDVIASADIVVVDGNLSREAFDLALDLASGRRVIFEPVSVPKAAGLRDLLDARVHGVTPNRDELAALTDLPTRTDRQVRQAAAALHQRGIELVWVRLGERGSLLSAGDGIVEIPSVPTTVEDVTGAGDSMLAAFVHVLLDGGEAIEAARFGHAAAALTIASPHTVRPDLTPRLVSATLESAAPDTAAPHPKEPA; translated from the coding sequence GTGCTGACCGACCGCGAGCAACAGATCGTCGAGCTGCTCCGTCGCGACCCCTTGATGGGCTCGGAGGCGCTGGCGGCCGCGATCGGCACGACCAGGGCCTCGATCAACGTGCATCTCTCCAACCTCGGCAAGAAGGGCGTGATCCTCGGGCGCGGCTACGTCCTCGCGACGGAGCCGGGCGCGGTCGTGATCGGTGGCGCCAACATGGACCTGAAGGCCCGCAGTGCCACCCGCGCCACGCCTGGCACCAGCAATCCCGGCGAGGGGTCCATGGCGCCGGGCGGCGTGGCCCGCAACATCGCGGAGAACCTCGGTCGCCTGGGAGACCGGGTGCACCTGGTCAGCGTCGTCGGTCGCGACGCGCTGGGTGAGACCCTCCTGAGCCACACCGCTGCCGCAGGGGTCCGGGTCGAGCACGTCGCCCGCACCGACGACGTCGCCACCGGCACCTACACCGCCGTCCTCGACGCCGACGGCGAGCTGATCGTGGCCATCGCCGACATGACGGCGACCGCCCACCTCGGCGCCGACCACCTGCGAGCCGCACGCGACGTGATCGCCAGCGCAGACATCGTGGTCGTGGACGGCAACCTCTCCCGCGAGGCGTTCGACCTCGCCCTCGACCTGGCGTCCGGCAGGCGGGTGATCTTCGAGCCGGTGAGCGTTCCCAAGGCCGCAGGTCTGCGCGACCTCCTCGACGCACGGGTCCACGGCGTGACGCCCAACCGTGACGAGCTCGCTGCGCTCACCGACCTGCCGACCCGCACCGACCGGCAGGTCCGCCAGGCCGCGGCCGCGCTCCACCAGCGCGGCATCGAGCTGGTGTGGGTCCGCCTCGGCGAGCGCGGATCTCTGCTCAGCGCCGGCGACGGCATCGTCGAGATCCCGTCCGTCCCGACGACGGTCGAGGACGTCACCGGGGCCGGCGACTCGATGCTCGCGGCGTTCGTCCACGTCCTGCTCGACGGTGGCGAGGCCATCGAGGCCGCGCGCTTCGGCCACGCGGCCGCGGCCCTGACCATCGCCAGCCCCCACACCGTCCGTCCCGACCTCACCCCGCGCCTGGTCTCCGCCACCTTGGAGTCCGCGGCGCCCGACACTGCAGCACCACACCCGAAGGAGCCTGCATGA